A section of the Gloeobacter violaceus PCC 7421 genome encodes:
- a CDS encoding ABC transporter permease, protein MSNTVDTTARPARSGEPFRPRPRPLLGIRTDVPKNAYLLAMTLSIAVPLAGWVLLSVGGRVDPLFVPTPLAVWQAAVRLAQSGDLLNDSLASLSRVGLGFLLSALVAIPLGLLIGTFKLVEGLFEPVLGLFRYMPAAAFIPLIILWVGLDEPAKVAIIFIGSFFYNTLMVADAVKFVPADWLKVSYTLGAGRRDAFFRVILPATLPSVIDTLRINIATAWNFVVVAELVAANSGLGYRILVSQRFLKTDEIFVGILVIGLIGLAIDALFKWLFRLAVPWAVDA, encoded by the coding sequence ATGAGCAACACCGTCGATACGACCGCACGCCCAGCGCGGAGCGGCGAGCCGTTTCGGCCACGCCCCCGGCCACTTTTGGGCATCCGCACCGACGTCCCTAAAAATGCCTATCTGCTCGCTATGACCCTGTCGATCGCCGTGCCCCTGGCAGGTTGGGTGCTGCTCAGCGTCGGCGGTCGGGTGGACCCGCTGTTTGTGCCCACTCCCCTAGCGGTGTGGCAGGCGGCGGTGCGCCTTGCCCAGAGCGGTGACTTGCTAAACGACAGCCTGGCCAGTCTGTCGCGGGTCGGACTCGGGTTTTTGCTCTCGGCCCTGGTGGCCATTCCCCTGGGGCTGCTCATCGGCACCTTCAAGCTCGTCGAGGGATTGTTCGAGCCGGTGCTCGGTCTGTTTCGCTATATGCCCGCCGCCGCCTTTATTCCGCTGATTATTCTCTGGGTGGGTCTCGATGAACCGGCCAAGGTCGCGATCATCTTTATCGGCAGTTTTTTCTACAACACACTGATGGTGGCCGACGCCGTCAAGTTCGTGCCCGCCGATTGGCTGAAGGTGAGCTACACCCTCGGGGCGGGCCGGCGGGACGCCTTTTTTCGGGTGATCCTGCCTGCCACCTTGCCCAGCGTCATCGACACCCTGCGCATCAACATCGCCACCGCCTGGAACTTTGTGGTGGTGGCCGAACTGGTGGCGGCCAACTCCGGGTTGGGCTACCGGATCCTCGTCTCGCAGCGCTTTTTGAAAACCGACGAGATCTTCGTGGGCATCCTGGTCATCGGCCTGATTGGCCTGGCTATCGACGCGCTGTTTAAGTGGCTGTTCCGGCTCGCGGTGCCCTGGGCGGTGGACGCTTAA
- a CDS encoding IS701 family transposase: protein MTLSRTATETVALVDCYCRAYEHLFVDVRSFEHFKLLHFGLIAVSPRKTLPAIARVLGTEDAQALHHFVANSPWDARILRQQRLNLVRQTLRQRPFLLCIDETGDRKKGRTTDYAARQYITNLGRVENGIVSVNACGVLDGAVFPLTFKVFKPEHKLKSSDQYKSKSQLAVQIIEELMGQEFCFEMVLADCLYGESRQFIEALEGWGFKYAVMLRGSQGVWMPQGRNIRLTRWRQFNCVFDADEHQPYYIREALFGRRLTPRFCFVTTDPRLLPVETTRLIMTDLEGDLPGIVGHYYRLRARIVQRFKRMKNGLGWADYRLTEYAAIERWWELVLSACWMVSQQSQAFAESLAFWADGSERSVLTEETPEP, encoded by the coding sequence ATGACTTTGTCCAGAACAGCGACAGAGACCGTCGCCTTAGTTGATTGTTATTGCAGGGCCTACGAACACCTGTTTGTAGATGTTCGGTCCTTTGAACATTTCAAGCTTCTCCACTTCGGCTTGATAGCCGTGTCGCCAAGAAAAACTTTGCCTGCAATCGCCAGAGTCCTTGGCACAGAAGACGCTCAGGCTTTGCATCACTTCGTGGCCAACTCGCCCTGGGATGCAAGAATTTTACGGCAACAACGCCTAAATCTGGTGCGGCAGACTTTGCGGCAACGCCCGTTTCTTTTGTGCATCGACGAAACTGGCGACAGAAAAAAAGGCCGAACTACGGATTACGCCGCCAGGCAGTACATCACCAATCTAGGTAGAGTCGAAAATGGAATCGTCTCGGTCAATGCCTGCGGCGTGTTGGATGGAGCTGTTTTTCCGCTGACCTTTAAAGTATTCAAACCCGAGCACAAACTGAAGTCCTCTGACCAGTACAAAAGCAAGTCACAGTTGGCTGTGCAGATTATTGAAGAGTTGATGGGGCAGGAGTTTTGTTTCGAGATGGTATTAGCCGATTGTCTTTACGGAGAAAGCAGACAGTTCATCGAAGCGCTGGAGGGCTGGGGATTCAAATACGCAGTGATGCTCAGGGGTAGCCAGGGGGTATGGATGCCGCAAGGAAGGAACATTCGCTTGACACGGTGGCGGCAGTTCAACTGCGTCTTCGACGCTGATGAGCACCAGCCGTACTACATCCGGGAGGCTCTTTTTGGCCGCAGGCTGACGCCGCGTTTCTGCTTTGTCACTACCGATCCCAGGCTGTTGCCGGTAGAAACGACACGGCTGATCATGACCGACCTGGAAGGCGATTTACCCGGGATCGTCGGTCACTACTACCGTTTGCGCGCCCGGATTGTGCAGCGCTTCAAACGGATGAAAAACGGCTTGGGTTGGGCCGACTATCGGCTGACGGAATACGCGGCGATCGAGCGTTGGTGGGAATTGGTGCTCAGTGCCTGCTGGATGGTGAGCCAACAGTCGCAAGCCTTCGCCGAATCGCTCGCTTTTTGGGCGGACGGATCTGAGCGCTCCGTTTTGACAGAAGAGACGCCGGAGCCGTAG
- a CDS encoding ABC transporter ATP-binding protein: MTDPPTLQIRHLSKLFSTKSGPLLVLDDISMSVKAGEFACLVGASGCGKSTLLNIVAGLEDPSAGEVLLSGSPVAGPGADRGMVFQNYTLYPWLSVRGNVEFGLKLRKQSAPERRERVDHYLEIVGLAKFADSLPRALSGGMKQRAAIARAMVNEPQILLLDEPFGALDCQTKETLQEFLLSVVRRTGITVLMITHDVEEAVFLADRVYAMSARPGRIAREVHVSLGRDRCLACKRTAAFQQIEQDILDLLRARVPLAEETR; encoded by the coding sequence ATGACCGACCCACCCACCCTGCAAATCCGGCACTTAAGTAAACTGTTCTCCACCAAAAGCGGGCCGCTGCTGGTGCTCGACGATATCTCGATGAGTGTGAAAGCCGGGGAATTTGCCTGCCTGGTGGGCGCTTCCGGCTGCGGCAAATCGACCTTGCTCAATATCGTCGCGGGCCTCGAGGACCCATCGGCCGGCGAAGTGCTCCTGAGCGGCAGTCCTGTGGCCGGACCGGGAGCCGACCGGGGCATGGTCTTTCAGAACTACACGCTCTATCCCTGGCTGAGCGTGCGGGGCAATGTCGAGTTTGGTTTGAAGCTGCGCAAGCAGAGCGCGCCCGAACGGCGCGAGCGGGTCGATCATTACCTGGAGATCGTGGGACTTGCCAAATTTGCCGACAGCCTGCCGCGCGCCCTTTCCGGCGGCATGAAGCAGCGCGCCGCCATCGCCCGGGCAATGGTCAACGAACCGCAAATTCTCTTGCTCGATGAACCCTTCGGCGCCCTCGACTGCCAGACCAAAGAGACGCTGCAGGAATTTTTGCTCTCCGTGGTGCGCCGCACCGGGATCACGGTGCTGATGATCACCCACGATGTCGAAGAGGCGGTGTTTCTGGCCGACCGCGTCTACGCGATGTCGGCCCGGCCCGGCCGCATCGCCCGGGAGGTGCACGTGTCCCTGGGCCGGGATCGGTGCTTGGCTTGCAAGCGTACCGCCGCTTTCCAGCAAATCGAGCAGGACATCTTGGACCTGCTGCGTGCCCGCGTACCCCTCGCCGAGGAGACCCGATGA
- a CDS encoding ABC transporter substrate-binding protein, whose product MDLADFALHRWTRRSVLTLGGLALAGCTGGGDGATRPAGTSFGIVDWVGYTPLYIAREKGYLPEAFNVRNFPSPGQGTLAFAGGKLEGGAEVTAGAVDVRAKGKDLRVVMVVDRSVGGDGILARHSIRDLADLKGRKVALELGSVSHFFFLQAIAGAGLSGRDITIINTPPDAAGAAYRSGQVEAAVTYAPYLGSANRAQADGRILFDSARLPDAISDIYVFDARFVQAHPEVVQGFVDAVLKGLADLQADPQAGYALTARLLNITPAEVEDYLRGLQLADLALNIDMLTNPNSKSYLPNALQSLARFLKDQGQIPAVPDLTNVVDPRFVLAARATQR is encoded by the coding sequence ATGGACCTGGCCGATTTTGCTTTGCACCGATGGACACGCCGCAGCGTTCTGACCCTGGGCGGGCTCGCGCTTGCCGGCTGTACCGGCGGTGGGGACGGCGCGACGCGCCCGGCGGGGACGTCCTTTGGGATCGTCGATTGGGTCGGCTACACGCCGCTCTATATCGCCCGCGAGAAAGGCTATCTGCCCGAGGCGTTCAATGTGCGCAACTTCCCGAGCCCCGGCCAGGGCACCCTCGCCTTCGCGGGGGGCAAGCTCGAGGGGGGGGCCGAGGTCACCGCCGGGGCGGTGGATGTGCGGGCGAAAGGAAAGGATCTGCGCGTGGTGATGGTGGTCGATCGCTCGGTGGGGGGCGACGGCATCCTGGCGCGCCACAGCATCCGGGATCTGGCCGACCTCAAGGGGCGCAAAGTCGCCCTCGAACTGGGTTCGGTGAGCCATTTTTTCTTCTTGCAGGCGATTGCCGGGGCGGGACTGAGCGGTCGAGACATCACGATCATCAACACCCCACCCGACGCCGCCGGGGCCGCCTACCGCAGCGGCCAGGTGGAAGCGGCGGTCACCTACGCGCCTTATTTGGGTTCGGCCAACCGGGCGCAGGCCGATGGGCGGATTTTGTTCGATTCTGCGCGCCTGCCGGATGCGATTAGCGACATCTACGTCTTCGATGCCCGGTTTGTCCAAGCGCACCCCGAGGTGGTACAGGGCTTCGTGGATGCTGTCTTGAAGGGGCTGGCCGACTTGCAGGCCGACCCCCAGGCGGGCTACGCCCTCACCGCCCGTCTGCTCAATATCACCCCGGCGGAAGTCGAAGACTATCTGCGCGGGCTGCAACTGGCGGACCTTGCCCTCAACATCGACATGCTCACCAACCCCAACAGCAAAAGCTATCTGCCGAACGCCCTGCAGTCGCTCGCCCGCTTCCTCAAAGACCAGGGCCAGATCCCGGCCGTTCCGGATCTGACCAACGTCGTCGATCCCCGCTTCGTCCTTGCCGCGCGCGCTACCCAGAGATGA